The sequence AAAAAGGTCCCCTCAGATTCTCAAGGCTCCTGCATTTCCCGCCAGAATCGGACTACAGCCCAGGTCGGATCTCGGCGGCGGACTTTCTTGTACTGCTCATGATCAAATGAATACGGATACTGGGCCACATAAGTCATAATGGTCTCGTAAGCCCGGATCAGACCCTCTGTTTCCGCCTCTGCCTCTGCCGACTCAGATCGAGGCCGCTTGTCAGGATGGGTCTCCTTCAAACGCTGTTTATATGCGGTCTTTATATCACTCAGACATGCCTCCAGAGGCAGACCTAACGTCCGGCGGGCCTGTTCGATGTCCTCGTAAGATATCATCGGTTTTTACTCAACTTACTGGTGACGGACTTGACTTTCCCTTGAGCCGTGGCCTTTTTATCCCGGCGGTCGTCAAGGGTGATCAAGGTCATGACCCGGGCGGCTCCCGCCTCAAAAGGCAATTCGTGCATCTGAGCGATCAAGGCAAGGATTTCAGGAGCTTCACCCTCAAGAATAGTCCCCATGGGCGTAAGCTGATATTTCACCCCTTTTTCCTCCAGCCATCCGGCCACACGGGCCACAAAAGGACTGAGGCTGGTTGACCCCGTGCCCAACGGGACGATGCTTACCTGAGCAATGGCCATGGTGTTTCTCCTTTGGTGAAATGTCCCTCAAGCATTCTTCTATTAAAACCCAAATCCTATCTAGAGGTCAATGAATCCCCAGTCTAAAGAGGCTGGCTTTCATTGGCAATCATTTTAAGCCCTTTGCATTGTTTCAGGTTTCAGACAAATAACGCATGAAAGTCAAAAAAATTCCAGACAGTTTTACTTTTTGTCGGGGAGTGTTAAAAAAACATGGAGTATCGGTGCAGGAAAAGGTGAACCATTTTTCCCGGAATTTCTTGCCTTTTTTTTGATCTATTGTTCAAGTTAAGGTTATTCTCATCATTTTCATAGTTTTTTCAATAGCTTGTACCATGGCACAAAATGGTCCGGAATTTGCTTCACCTGAAACTAAGATTATTCAGGAGGACACAGTTGGCCGTGATGATTAAAAAGGACTGGCTCACCATTGGTGAAGTCTCAAACCTCACAGGCATCGCCATCCACACCATCCGTTACTGGGAGGGTGAATTTAATAGCTATCTTGCGCCGGTACGGACAAATGGCCGCCAGCGGCGGTATAATGAGCAGACTGTCCGGCAGATTATAGAGATCAAGACCCTGCTCAAAGATGAGAAATACAGCATCGCTGGCGCCCGGCAGGTCCTTGACTCACGAAACGGCGGGAAAGCTTACCTGGTTTCCAGTAAGTAAAACAGTCTGGTGATGTCAGGTTTTTTTTCTAAAAAAGCCCATCAGGCGCGGCTTGAGCTTCCGCTTCGCGTGAGCGGCGGTTGGCCTTGTGGCCTAGCCCCTCCAACTTCCCCCTTCCCCGAATCCGGTGACACAGAATTTTTTCATGGCTGAGGCTCTGGTTGAAGGAGCCAGGGAAAACACGTAACCTCGATCACTGCTAAACTGGCCGGCTAGTATCTACATAAGGATAAGAAGAATGTGAACTCGTCGGAGGTTCTCTCCGCGCTTTAAAACCTCACCGCGATTGAACCCGATTCAAGCTAGAAGGGAATATCGTCGTCGCTGGCCGGTCCGCCCTGGTCAAACTCGCCATAGGTGCTTTCAGGCCCTTGTTCTTTGACCGAACGCGACGCCCCTTCATCAATATCCGTCGCTCTTGCGCCTTGGGGCGTGGGTCCAAGCATCTTCAT comes from Deltaproteobacteria bacterium and encodes:
- a CDS encoding DnaJ domain-containing protein, which produces MISYEDIEQARRTLGLPLEACLSDIKTAYKQRLKETHPDKRPRSESAEAEAETEGLIRAYETIMTYVAQYPYSFDHEQYKKVRRRDPTWAVVRFWREMQEP
- a CDS encoding MTH1187 family thiamine-binding protein; its protein translation is MAIAQVSIVPLGTGSTSLSPFVARVAGWLEEKGVKYQLTPMGTILEGEAPEILALIAQMHELPFEAGAARVMTLITLDDRRDKKATAQGKVKSVTSKLSKNR
- a CDS encoding MerR family transcriptional regulator yields the protein MAVMIKKDWLTIGEVSNLTGIAIHTIRYWEGEFNSYLAPVRTNGRQRRYNEQTVRQIIEIKTLLKDEKYSIAGARQVLDSRNGGKAYLVSSK